Proteins encoded together in one Candidatus Hydrogenedentota bacterium window:
- a CDS encoding DNA alkylation repair protein: MTSDVLAKLEAAGAAQNRKVYARHGVTNEMFGVSYAELGKLAKQIKTNHSLAEELWATNNHDAMVLATKIADPAKLTAKQAEAWAKTLGNYVIADAFAGLVARSPHACAKLEKWATSKDEWVSSAGWTILCHAAMYDTSLPDGYFDPLIKTIESSIHARPNRTRHAMVMALISIGIRNDALQKKVVAAARRIGRVHVDHGDTGCKTPNVEQYIARTLAHRAKKKSS, encoded by the coding sequence GTGACCAGCGACGTCCTTGCGAAACTCGAAGCCGCCGGCGCCGCGCAGAACCGCAAGGTCTACGCGCGGCACGGCGTAACGAACGAAATGTTCGGCGTGAGCTATGCCGAACTCGGCAAGCTTGCGAAGCAGATCAAGACCAATCACTCCCTCGCCGAAGAACTCTGGGCGACTAACAACCACGATGCAATGGTCCTCGCCACCAAGATTGCCGATCCCGCAAAGCTGACTGCGAAGCAAGCCGAAGCATGGGCAAAGACACTGGGAAATTACGTTATCGCGGATGCTTTCGCCGGCCTGGTTGCGCGTTCGCCCCACGCCTGTGCAAAGTTGGAGAAGTGGGCCACGTCGAAAGACGAATGGGTCAGCAGCGCGGGTTGGACAATCCTGTGTCATGCGGCGATGTACGATACCTCGCTTCCCGACGGCTACTTCGATCCGCTCATCAAGACAATCGAGTCTTCCATACACGCCCGCCCAAACCGCACGCGCCATGCGATGGTTATGGCGCTAATCTCCATTGGCATTCGCAATGACGCCCTTCAGAAGAAAGTTGTCGCCGCGGCAAGACGCATTGGTAGAGTTCACGTAGACCACGGCGATACGGGCTGCAAAACACCGAATGTCGAGCAGTACATTGCCAGGACGCTCGCGCACCGGGCAAAGAAGAAGTCATCGTAG